One Nocardioides oleivorans DNA segment encodes these proteins:
- a CDS encoding VOC family protein codes for MIDHLGINCTDLARAAAFYDRVLGVLGHRRIMDVGVAIGYGTDEPDFWIGTFDGVGDNREVHVAFSAPDAATVRAWHAEALAAGAESLHEPRLWPEYHPAYYGAFVRDTEGNNIEAVCHSGDS; via the coding sequence ATGATCGATCACCTCGGCATCAACTGCACCGACCTCGCACGGGCAGCCGCGTTCTACGACCGGGTCCTCGGGGTCCTCGGCCACCGCCGGATCATGGATGTCGGCGTGGCCATCGGCTACGGCACCGACGAGCCCGACTTCTGGATCGGCACCTTCGACGGCGTCGGCGACAACCGCGAGGTCCACGTCGCCTTCAGCGCACCGGACGCTGCGACGGTCCGTGCCTGGCACGCCGAGGCGCTGGCCGCCGGCGCCGAGTCGCTGCACGAGCCGCGGCTGTGGCCGGAGTACCACCCGGCCTACTACGGCGCCTTCGTCCGCGACACCGAGGGCAACAACATCGAGGCGGTCTGCCACTCGGGCGACTCCTGA
- a CDS encoding right-handed parallel beta-helix repeat-containing protein, with protein sequence MRPLVHALVLALAAGLLVGAPAGASYDDSSRAPAPRAPRTWHVGPDRDLEAPSAAAAVAGDGDTVLIDPGTYSGDVATWTQDDLTLRGDGGRAHLRADGNDAQGKAIWVIAGDRTTVDRIELSGAAVPDRNGAGIRAEGTDLTVTRSWFHHNEMGILTGADPESDIVVSRSRFFRNGFGDGYSHNLYVGAVRSLTVTGSWLSRADTGHEIKSRAARNTIVGNRISDGDATASYSIDLPDGGLSLVAGNVVVQGPRSDNPALVSYGAEGLTNPGHTLWVVHNTFVNQRSSGTFVSLAAGARAHLRNNLFVGPGDLTSAFTSATVELRANRRVGPDSFVDPDREDYRLLASSPAVDRGGPVPRRWRPRWEYAAPADRVRRPTVGRPDLGAHELR encoded by the coding sequence GTGCGCCCCCTCGTCCACGCCCTCGTCCTCGCCCTGGCCGCCGGGCTGCTGGTCGGGGCACCCGCGGGTGCGTCGTACGACGACTCCTCCCGCGCGCCGGCACCGCGCGCCCCGAGAACCTGGCACGTCGGTCCCGACCGCGACCTGGAGGCTCCCAGCGCCGCGGCCGCGGTGGCAGGTGACGGCGACACCGTCCTGATCGACCCGGGCACCTACTCCGGCGACGTCGCGACCTGGACCCAGGACGACCTGACGCTGCGCGGCGACGGCGGGCGGGCGCACCTGCGCGCCGACGGCAACGACGCCCAGGGCAAGGCGATCTGGGTCATCGCCGGCGACCGGACCACCGTCGATCGCATCGAGCTCAGCGGCGCGGCCGTCCCCGACCGCAACGGCGCCGGCATCCGCGCCGAGGGCACCGACCTCACCGTCACCCGCAGCTGGTTCCACCACAACGAGATGGGCATCCTCACCGGCGCCGACCCCGAGAGCGACATCGTGGTCAGCCGGTCGCGGTTCTTCCGCAACGGGTTCGGCGACGGCTACTCGCACAACCTCTACGTCGGCGCCGTCCGCTCGCTGACCGTCACCGGCAGCTGGCTCTCGCGCGCCGACACCGGCCACGAGATCAAGTCGCGCGCGGCCCGCAACACCATCGTCGGCAACCGGATCAGCGACGGCGACGCGACCGCGAGCTACTCGATCGACCTGCCCGACGGCGGCCTCTCGCTCGTCGCCGGCAACGTCGTCGTGCAGGGCCCGCGCTCGGACAACCCGGCCCTGGTCTCCTACGGCGCCGAGGGCCTCACCAACCCCGGCCACACGCTCTGGGTCGTGCACAACACCTTCGTCAACCAGCGCAGCTCGGGCACGTTCGTGAGCCTCGCCGCAGGTGCCCGCGCCCACCTGCGCAACAACCTCTTCGTCGGCCCTGGCGACCTGACGTCCGCCTTCACCTCCGCCACCGTCGAGCTCCGCGCCAACCGGCGCGTCGGTCCCGACAGCTTCGTCGACCCCGACCGCGAGGACTACCGCCTGCTCGCCTCGTCGCCCGCCGTCGACCGCGGGGGGCCGGTCCCGAGGCGCTGGCGGCCGCGCTGGGAGTACGCCGCTCCCGCCGACCGGGTGCGCCGGCCGACCGTCGGGCGCCCCGACCTCGGGGCCCACGAGCTCCGCTGA
- the yidC gene encoding membrane protein insertase YidC yields the protein MSLLDPFSRALAAVLAATHDGLSALGLPADSALTWLLCIGAVVVLVRTALLPFTVHGVRQAHAASRARPHLREIADRYRGRTDADSVRQMIAERRAVSAEHGVSRLGCLPLLVQLPVWLTLYHLISDVARGSAVGAMGPALVASLGAASLLGVSLAGTGYLGGGPAHLAVVLGLALTAAALSYATQKFFVAPNTVLDGMPEAVATAHRLMPTLSAVGLVVAGGVVPVALLGYWVLSSTWTLAQSAVVMRWFPTPGTEAARRPA from the coding sequence ATGTCATTGCTCGACCCCTTCTCGCGCGCCCTCGCCGCGGTCCTCGCGGCCACCCACGACGGCCTCTCGGCCCTCGGTCTACCGGCCGACTCGGCCCTCACCTGGCTGCTCTGCATCGGGGCCGTCGTCGTCCTCGTCCGCACCGCGCTGCTCCCCTTCACCGTCCACGGCGTCCGGCAGGCGCACGCCGCCTCACGCGCCCGGCCGCACCTGCGGGAGATCGCCGACCGCTACCGGGGCAGGACCGACGCCGACAGCGTCCGGCAGATGATCGCGGAGCGCCGCGCGGTGTCCGCCGAGCACGGCGTGAGCCGCCTCGGCTGCCTCCCCCTGCTCGTGCAGCTGCCCGTGTGGCTCACGCTCTACCACCTGATCTCGGACGTCGCCCGCGGCTCGGCCGTCGGCGCGATGGGACCGGCACTGGTCGCGTCGCTGGGCGCGGCCTCGCTCCTCGGCGTCTCGCTCGCCGGCACCGGCTACCTCGGCGGCGGTCCCGCCCACCTCGCCGTCGTGCTCGGCCTCGCGCTGACCGCGGCCGCGTTGTCGTACGCCACCCAGAAGTTCTTCGTCGCTCCCAACACCGTCCTGGACGGGATGCCCGAGGCGGTGGCGACGGCACACCGCCTGATGCCGACGCTCTCCGCGGTCGGTCTGGTGGTCGCCGGCGGCGTGGTGCCGGTCGCCCTCCTGGGCTACTGGGTGCTCAGCTCGACGTGGACGCTGGCGCAGTCCGCGGTCGTCATGCGCTGGTTCCCGACCCCGGGCACGGAGGCCGCGCGCCGTCCGGCGTGA
- a CDS encoding MOSC domain-containing protein, with product MSASVLSVNAGRLAPVAGMRRPSGIDKRPVDRIEVRDPGPKRGGLGSGVVDDAIGSRKHHGGETQAVYAVSREELDRWGRELGRDLPAGMFGENLTTVGIDIDAAEVGEQWRVGLTLLEAAGPRVPCATFAAHMGEPRWVKRFSEHGRTGVYLAVRESGWIEPGDPIEVVHRPGHGLTVPMFFRASMGDRDLAARFLDARILPEVEHEWLAGRR from the coding sequence GTGAGTGCATCCGTCCTGTCCGTCAACGCCGGCCGGCTCGCGCCCGTCGCGGGCATGCGCCGTCCGAGCGGGATCGACAAGCGCCCGGTCGACCGCATCGAGGTGCGTGACCCCGGCCCCAAGCGCGGGGGCCTCGGCAGCGGGGTGGTCGACGACGCGATCGGCAGCCGCAAGCACCACGGCGGCGAGACCCAGGCGGTGTACGCCGTCTCCCGCGAGGAGCTCGACCGCTGGGGCCGTGAGCTGGGCCGGGACCTGCCGGCCGGGATGTTCGGCGAGAACCTCACGACCGTCGGCATCGACATCGACGCCGCCGAGGTCGGGGAGCAGTGGCGGGTCGGCCTGACCCTGCTCGAGGCGGCCGGCCCGCGCGTGCCGTGCGCGACCTTCGCCGCCCACATGGGCGAGCCGCGGTGGGTGAAGCGCTTCAGCGAGCACGGCCGCACCGGTGTCTACCTCGCGGTGCGCGAGTCCGGCTGGATCGAGCCCGGCGACCCGATCGAGGTCGTGCACCGGCCCGGCCACGGGCTCACCGTCCCGATGTTCTTCCGGGCCTCGATGGGCGACCGCGACCTGGCCGCCCGGTTCCTCGACGCCCGGATCCTGCCCGAGGTCGAGCACGAGTGGCTCGCTGGGCGACGGTGA
- a CDS encoding DUF6326 family protein yields MTTPQPTVAALHDQPIPVRIRLAAAWTSFMFLYAYVDILNFFTPGVVEEILDGKVFELDLSQTFSTAALSLMAVPILMIVLSTTLPARASRAANLVVASLYVPVTVFNIVGESWVLFYGLGIVLELALLALVVRLAWTWPRTGPAEIRTTPASSRASVAG; encoded by the coding sequence ATGACCACACCCCAGCCCACAGTCGCCGCCCTGCACGACCAGCCGATCCCAGTGCGGATCAGGCTTGCCGCCGCGTGGACGAGCTTCATGTTCCTCTACGCCTACGTCGACATCCTCAACTTCTTCACGCCCGGGGTCGTCGAGGAGATCCTCGACGGCAAGGTCTTCGAGCTCGACCTCTCCCAGACCTTCTCGACCGCGGCGCTGTCCCTCATGGCCGTACCCATCCTCATGATCGTGCTGTCGACGACGCTCCCCGCCCGGGCGAGCCGCGCGGCGAACCTCGTCGTGGCGTCGCTCTACGTCCCCGTCACGGTGTTCAACATCGTCGGCGAGTCCTGGGTCCTCTTCTACGGCCTCGGCATCGTGCTGGAGCTGGCCCTGCTCGCCCTGGTCGTGCGGCTCGCCTGGACGTGGCCCCGCACCGGCCCGGCGGAGATCCGGACGACCCCCGCGAGCAGCCGGGCTAGCGTGGCCGGGTGA
- a CDS encoding DMT family transporter has translation MSRAASVAFVVVGLIWGTNFITMKWALETISAGQVTLLRVLFGFVPVLAYGLFRRAFARSHWRHAHHFVVMSVLATSLYYFLFAAGTQLLPSGIAGALSASIPLFSFLGAAVLLRSERITLIRLAGVLTGLAGVVLIARPWATSGTVDPKGVAFLLLGSASVGLSFVYARRFISPLEIPAAALTTYQVGLALVMVLVLTDLDGITAITHDTRATLGIVVGLGLLGTGVAFVLYYFIVEQLGAVTAASATYIPPVVAVLIGWLLVGEELHALDGVAMVLILAGVVVLRLGSPRKPRPAVTS, from the coding sequence GTGTCCCGAGCCGCGAGCGTCGCCTTCGTCGTGGTCGGTCTCATCTGGGGCACGAACTTCATCACCATGAAGTGGGCGCTGGAGACGATCAGCGCCGGGCAGGTCACCCTGCTGCGGGTGCTGTTCGGCTTCGTGCCGGTGCTGGCGTACGGCCTCTTCCGCCGCGCGTTCGCCCGCTCGCACTGGCGCCACGCGCACCACTTCGTCGTGATGTCCGTGCTGGCGACGAGCCTCTACTACTTCCTGTTCGCCGCGGGCACGCAGCTGCTGCCGAGCGGGATCGCGGGGGCGCTGAGCGCGTCGATCCCGCTGTTCTCGTTCCTGGGCGCGGCCGTCCTGCTCCGCAGCGAGCGGATCACCCTGATCCGCCTGGCCGGGGTGCTCACCGGCCTGGCCGGCGTGGTGCTGATCGCGCGGCCGTGGGCGACCTCGGGGACCGTCGACCCGAAGGGCGTCGCCTTCCTGCTGCTCGGCTCGGCGAGCGTGGGACTGTCGTTCGTCTACGCGCGCCGCTTCATCAGCCCGCTCGAGATCCCGGCCGCCGCGCTGACGACCTACCAGGTCGGGCTCGCGCTGGTGATGGTGCTGGTCCTCACCGACCTCGACGGGATCACCGCGATCACGCACGACACCCGCGCGACCCTCGGGATCGTCGTCGGCCTCGGCCTGCTCGGGACGGGCGTGGCCTTCGTCCTCTACTACTTCATCGTCGAGCAGCTCGGCGCCGTGACGGCCGCGAGCGCGACCTACATCCCGCCGGTCGTCGCCGTGCTGATCGGCTGGCTGCTCGTCGGCGAGGAGCTGCACGCGCTGGACGGGGTCGCCATGGTGCTCATCCTCGCCGGTGTGGTCGTCCTGCGGCTCGGCTCGCCCAGGAAGCCCCGGCCGGCCGTCACGTCCTGA
- a CDS encoding phospho-sugar mutase, which translates to MTDQTDLIETARAWAAEDPDDQTRAELEAVVAAAGRGEETDLADRFAGTLEFGTAGLRGALGAGPNRMNRVVVTRAAAGLAAYLKDTGHAGGSVVIGFDARHNSDVFARDTAEIMTGAGFKALVMPRTLPTPLLAFAIRELGCAAGVMVTASHNPPQDNGYKVYLGDGSQIVPPADLEIADRIAAVGALADLPRGGAGGLVSEEIVDRYLDTVAELAEDGPRDLTVVYTPLHGVGGTTVAQVLETAGFEAPHVVEEQEHPDPDFPTVSFPNPEEPGAMDLAMALAAARKADLVVANDPDADRCAVAVPDAHGWRMLRGDEVGALLAHHLIRRGRTGTYANSIVSSSLLGKMAAAAGQPHEETLTGFKWIGRVEGLAFGYEEALGYCCDPEHVKDKDGVSALLLVCELAASAKAEGRTLTDLLDDIAHEHGLHATDQLSVRFEDLSDIPATMDRLRAAPPTTLGGLTVERAEDLSEGTELLPPTDGLRYSLAEGARVIVRPSGTEPKVKCYLEVVVPVEPGTGGGGVDAARISAAGRLDAIKADLRTSAFGA; encoded by the coding sequence ATGACCGACCAGACCGACCTGATCGAGACCGCCCGCGCCTGGGCGGCCGAGGACCCCGACGACCAGACGCGGGCCGAGCTCGAGGCGGTCGTCGCCGCCGCCGGGCGCGGCGAGGAGACCGACCTCGCCGATCGCTTCGCCGGCACGCTGGAGTTCGGCACGGCCGGCCTGAGGGGCGCGCTGGGCGCCGGACCCAACCGGATGAACCGGGTCGTGGTCACCCGGGCGGCGGCCGGGCTGGCGGCCTACCTCAAGGACACCGGCCACGCCGGCGGCTCGGTCGTGATCGGCTTCGACGCCCGCCACAACTCCGACGTCTTCGCGCGCGACACGGCCGAGATCATGACCGGCGCCGGCTTCAAGGCGCTCGTCATGCCGCGCACCCTGCCCACTCCCCTGCTGGCCTTCGCGATCCGCGAGCTCGGCTGCGCGGCCGGCGTGATGGTGACCGCGAGCCACAACCCGCCGCAGGACAACGGCTACAAGGTCTACCTCGGCGACGGCAGCCAGATCGTGCCGCCCGCCGACCTCGAGATCGCCGACCGGATCGCGGCGGTCGGCGCGCTGGCCGACCTGCCGCGCGGCGGTGCCGGCGGCCTCGTGTCGGAGGAGATCGTCGACCGCTACCTCGACACCGTCGCCGAGCTCGCCGAGGACGGCCCGCGCGACCTGACCGTCGTCTACACCCCGCTCCACGGAGTCGGGGGTACGACGGTCGCGCAGGTGCTGGAGACCGCCGGCTTCGAGGCGCCCCACGTCGTCGAGGAGCAGGAGCACCCCGACCCCGACTTCCCGACGGTGTCCTTCCCCAACCCCGAGGAGCCGGGCGCGATGGACCTCGCCATGGCCCTCGCGGCCGCGCGGAAGGCCGACCTGGTCGTGGCCAACGACCCCGACGCCGACCGCTGCGCCGTCGCCGTGCCCGACGCCCACGGCTGGCGGATGCTGCGCGGCGACGAGGTCGGCGCGCTGCTCGCCCACCACCTGATCCGGCGCGGTCGCACCGGCACCTACGCCAACTCGATCGTGTCCTCGAGCCTGCTCGGCAAGATGGCCGCCGCCGCCGGGCAGCCGCACGAGGAGACGCTCACCGGCTTCAAGTGGATCGGGCGCGTCGAGGGCCTGGCGTTCGGCTACGAGGAGGCGCTCGGCTACTGCTGCGACCCCGAGCACGTGAAGGACAAGGACGGCGTCTCGGCGCTGCTGCTGGTGTGCGAGCTCGCCGCGTCCGCGAAGGCCGAGGGGCGCACGCTGACCGACCTGCTCGACGACATCGCCCACGAGCACGGCCTCCACGCCACCGACCAGCTCTCCGTGCGCTTCGAGGACCTCTCCGACATCCCGGCCACGATGGACCGCCTGCGGGCGGCTCCCCCGACCACGCTCGGCGGGCTCACCGTCGAGAGGGCCGAGGACCTCTCCGAGGGCACCGAGCTGCTGCCCCCCACCGACGGCCTGCGGTACTCGCTCGCCGAGGGCGCACGCGTGATCGTCCGCCCGAGCGGCACCGAGCCGAAGGTGAAGTGCTACCTCGAGGTCGTCGTCCCCGTCGAGCCCGGCACCGGTGGCGGCGGCGTCGACGCCGCCCGGATCTCCGCCGCCGGACGGCTCGACGCGATCAAGGCCGACCTCCGGACCTCCGCCTTCGGCGCCTGA